The Halobacterium sp. R2-5 DNA segment CGAGACGTCATCGCCGAAGAACTTCTCACCAACGGCTTCAGCCTCGGCTTTTGCCTCTCGCTCGACCTCTTCGATGCTGTCAACACGTTCACTTGATTCAGCCTGTCGACGGACGTCTCCCTCGTACTCGTCGCGGTCGACAATCCGACAGAGGACAATCTCCAGATCCGTCCCAGTAACATGTCGCTTCGCGGTTTCGAGTAGCTGTTCGTTGGCCTCGGCGCTATCCAGAACTACTGCTATCGTTGCCATACACAGGCTGTGTTCGCCTGCCCACATAAGGTTATAGGACGATTGGGAGATCATTTGTCGAGAATGATTGTTTCCCAGAGCTAGTCAGTACAGAAGCGGGATGAGACGCGAGTGTTCCCAAGCGAACGATGAGATAGACTTGTGGGTCGCGTCCGCCAGGTGAGCACCAAGGTACCTACCGACGCCGCCAGCACCGAAGATACCGAGTTTCATACTAACCGCACCTATGGACGGTCCGATGAAAGCGATTGGGTTCGCCTGTCGTTCGTGTACTTGCCAAACTAACAGTGTGGCATCGGAACGCCAGATGTGGAACGTCTCGACAGTGGGTAAGTTGAGAGACATCTCTTCGGTGGCCGCTACACCCGTTCGGCGGTCATTGGCTCTGTTGTTGGTCTCTTGGGCCTCACGTCCATCGCGTTTCTTCTCGGCCTGCGTGTTGGGCTCTACGAGTTTTCGGGGTGGCTTGTGATTGTGCCTAGGACCGCCGTTGTAGCAGAAATGGACGGTGCGGGCCTCATGTCGACGGTCGATTCGCTGTGGCTCATCAGCCTCTGGGGTATGTCTTCCCACACTCGTCGGCTATCTTACTGAGGAGTAGATGAGAGCTGACAGGTACACTTTGCCGAGAATACTGGGTTCACATACGAGTCCGCTCGCGCCAAACTACTCCGAGGAAGGTATAGGGCGTATATCTTGCAGTCCTCTTTATCTCTCCTCTGTTAATTGCTTTGTGAACACCATTTAGTAATACGCACACGGAGGTCGTCCGTTACCTGTTCCGTCCCTGAGTCACCACCGATATCGGGGGTTCGTGGGGCATCCGTGTCGGCCAATTGTTTCGCTACGGCGGTCCTCAACGTTCGTGCAACCGCCTGTTCATCGAGGTAGTCCCAGAGAAGTTCCCATGAGAGCACTGCTCCAATCGGATTCGCGATCTCCTTACCCATGATATCGAAGGCACTTCCGTGAACCGGCTCGAACATCGACGGGTATTCTCCCGTCGGGTTGATGTTCGTCGACGGAGCAAGACCCATGCTTCCGGAGATACCCGCGCCAAGGTCGGTGAGAATGTCGCCAAAGAGGTTCGAGGCGACGATAACGTCGAACTCCTCTGGTCGCCTGACGAGGTCCATGCTAGCCGCATCGACGAGCAGACGTTCGACATCGACCTCGGGATAGTCTTGATGGACTTCACTTACAATATCGTCAGAAGACCATTCCATGGACCTGTGCGTTGGATTTTGTGATACTCGTGAGCTTGTGGTCGCGTTCAGTTGCAGCCTCGAACGCCGCACGGACGATTGTCTCCGTTCCGTCGCGAGTGTAAAGAGCACTCTGGACAGCGACCTCGTTCTTGTACCCCTGATATTCTCTGCCGCCAATGTCAGCATACTCTCCCTCCGTGTTCTGTCTATAAACGACAAAGTCGATATCTCCGTTGGCGTAGCCTTGTAGTGGACTGGTAACGCCCTCAAATAGGTAGATGGGTCGTTTACAGATCTGCTGGTTGAATCC contains these protein-coding regions:
- a CDS encoding universal stress protein, which codes for MATIAVVLDSAEANEQLLETAKRHVTGTDLEIVLCRIVDRDEYEGDVRRQAESSERVDSIEEVEREAKAEAEAVGEKFFGDDVSFTAVGAIGTIPEDVIKIADEWDTNHVFIAGKKRSPAGKMLFGDEAQKLILDFYGPVTVVTENSS